Proteins from a genomic interval of Kribbella aluminosa:
- a CDS encoding DMT family transporter, protein MRKQSALAAGAAAVTVVLWASAFVAIRHVGADISAGALSLGRLLVGSVVLGIFVFIRPRRWPERADWKLLLACGLLWFGVYNLALNEAERHLDAGTTAMLVNIGPLLIALLAGLFLHEGFPRRLVIGSLVAFGGVVLIGVSSSHGSAVTWGVVLCLIAAAAYAIGVVSQKPLLARLPALEVTWLSCVIGAIACLPFGPALVREVRPSTLWWVVFLGAFPTAIAFTTWAYALARTTAGRMGATTYLVPPLAIFLGWLLLGESPAPLAYAGGGLCLVGVAISRYRARPATRVERPDSKPLSKS, encoded by the coding sequence ATGAGGAAACAGAGTGCGCTCGCAGCCGGTGCGGCCGCGGTGACGGTTGTGTTGTGGGCGTCGGCGTTCGTCGCGATCCGGCATGTCGGCGCGGACATCTCGGCGGGTGCGTTGTCGCTCGGCCGGTTGCTGGTGGGCAGCGTGGTGCTCGGGATCTTCGTGTTCATACGACCGCGGCGTTGGCCTGAGCGGGCGGACTGGAAGTTGCTGCTGGCGTGCGGGTTGCTGTGGTTCGGGGTCTACAACCTCGCGCTGAACGAAGCGGAGCGGCACCTCGACGCGGGGACGACCGCGATGCTGGTCAACATCGGGCCGCTGCTGATCGCCTTGCTGGCAGGTCTGTTTCTGCACGAGGGATTCCCGCGGCGGTTGGTGATCGGGAGTCTGGTCGCGTTCGGTGGTGTGGTGTTGATCGGGGTGTCGTCGTCGCACGGGAGCGCCGTGACATGGGGCGTGGTGCTGTGTCTGATCGCCGCGGCGGCGTACGCGATCGGCGTCGTGTCGCAGAAGCCGCTGCTCGCGCGCCTCCCCGCGTTGGAGGTCACGTGGTTGTCGTGCGTGATCGGCGCGATTGCGTGTCTGCCGTTCGGGCCGGCGTTGGTCCGGGAGGTACGGCCGTCGACCCTGTGGTGGGTGGTGTTCCTCGGCGCGTTCCCGACCGCGATCGCCTTTACCACTTGGGCTTATGCGTTGGCGCGGACGACCGCGGGCCGGATGGGCGCCACGACGTACCTGGTGCCGCCGCTCGCGATCTTCCTCGGGTGGCTGCTGCTGGGTGAGAGCCCGGCGCCGCTCGCGTACGCCGGTGGCGGGCTCTGCCTGGTCGGGGTCGCGATCTCGCGTTACCGGGCGAGGCCGGCAACCAGGGTGGAAAGGCCCGACTCGAAGCCGCTGTCGAAGTCGTAG
- a CDS encoding LysE/ArgO family amino acid transporter → MPLLAGFVTSLSLIVAIGAQNAFVLRQGLRREHVLPVVLTCALSDALLISSGILGLGALLTRSQLALDIAKFGGAAFLYTYAFLAAKRAFHPGAITLADHAPAALHSVVLACLGFTYLNPHVYLDTVVLLGSLANQRGTNDRWLYGLGAVTASFLWFFALGFFSRKLTPFFTRPRAWQLLDTAIALLMTTLATWMLLA, encoded by the coding sequence ATGCCCCTCCTGGCCGGATTCGTCACGTCGTTGTCGCTGATCGTCGCGATCGGCGCCCAGAACGCCTTCGTCCTCCGCCAGGGCCTACGCCGCGAACACGTACTCCCGGTCGTGCTGACCTGCGCACTCTCCGACGCACTGCTGATCTCCAGCGGGATCCTCGGCCTCGGCGCCCTCCTCACCCGCAGCCAACTCGCCTTGGACATCGCGAAGTTCGGCGGCGCCGCGTTCCTCTACACGTACGCATTCCTGGCCGCGAAACGAGCCTTCCACCCCGGAGCCATCACCCTCGCCGACCACGCCCCCGCCGCCCTCCACAGCGTCGTACTGGCCTGCCTGGGCTTCACGTACCTCAACCCGCACGTCTACTTGGACACCGTCGTACTCCTAGGCTCCCTGGCCAACCAACGAGGAACCAACGACCGTTGGCTCTACGGCCTCGGCGCCGTCACCGCCAGCTTCCTCTGGTTCTTCGCCCTGGGCTTCTTCTCCCGCAAACTAACCCCCTTCTTCACCCGCCCCCGAGCCTGGCAACTCCTGGACACCGCCATAGCCCTCCTCATGACCACCCTGGCCACCTGGATGCTCCTCGCCTGA
- a CDS encoding SCO6745 family protein, translated as MNRARRMWKALEPFHAITYFAPETRRATAALGLKGGWMSYFGCRAAPLGAVGPEFVAAVFYNFHPAMVARSLPDAWSYATPEQLLAVRLTAVDNAVRRLFPDATFDRAAEVARRAAELAPVAGRPIAAANASLEWPTEPALVLWQATTILRESRGDGHIAALVAAGLSPCQALVTISAAGGPDKEVFQANRRWSDEEWAEASEDLRTRGLLDAAGALTDTGRALREQVEETTDALADQGWRALGDESAVELHDLVHPLSAVLMADGLIPADNPMAMRWD; from the coding sequence ATGAATCGCGCTCGCCGGATGTGGAAGGCGCTCGAGCCGTTCCACGCGATCACGTACTTCGCCCCGGAGACGCGGCGGGCGACCGCTGCGCTCGGGCTCAAGGGCGGTTGGATGAGCTACTTCGGCTGTCGCGCGGCGCCGCTCGGCGCGGTCGGTCCGGAGTTCGTGGCGGCGGTGTTCTACAACTTCCACCCGGCGATGGTCGCGCGGTCACTCCCGGACGCGTGGAGCTACGCCACGCCGGAGCAGCTCCTCGCGGTGCGGCTGACGGCAGTGGACAACGCCGTACGACGGTTGTTCCCGGACGCGACGTTCGACCGGGCGGCCGAGGTCGCGCGGCGGGCGGCGGAGCTGGCGCCGGTCGCGGGGCGGCCGATCGCCGCGGCGAATGCATCGTTGGAATGGCCAACGGAGCCGGCGCTGGTGCTCTGGCAGGCGACCACGATCCTGCGGGAGTCACGCGGCGACGGGCATATCGCGGCACTGGTCGCGGCCGGGCTCAGTCCGTGTCAGGCGCTGGTCACGATCTCCGCGGCCGGCGGTCCGGACAAGGAGGTCTTCCAGGCGAACCGGCGGTGGAGCGACGAGGAGTGGGCGGAGGCGTCCGAGGATCTTCGGACGCGCGGGCTGCTGGACGCGGCCGGGGCTCTCACGGACACCGGGCGGGCGTTGCGCGAGCAGGTCGAGGAGACGACGGACGCGCTGGCGGATCAGGGGTGGCGGGCGCTCGGGGACGAGTCGGCCGTCGAGTTGCACGACCTGGTGCATCCGCTCAGCGCCGTACTGATGGCCGACGGGCTGATCCCCGCCGACAACCCGATGGCTATGCGCTGGGACTGA
- a CDS encoding MFS transporter, producing MSARIVAVNALHDFIPLYPLYQLLFKDHGLSPAQISLLFVIWSATGFVLEIPSGAWADTYSRRKLLILGALISGLGYAVWIALPSFAGFAAGFVLWGASSALISGTYEAFVYDELTARGRAEYYPTLLGRARSAAFVANLAATLLAAPLFDLGGYVLAGVVSVLSCLVEAAVAWSLPEARPVDNARESTQAAFTNYFHMLRTGVSEVLTSRVVRRAVLLVALLGGFLAFDEYFPLFARETGAANGAIPLLIAGTVAAQAIGGALAGPAYKLPVATFTIGLVATAVLIGTGALGRSLWGFLPIAIGYGVLQLVIVVSEARLQDAISGPARATVTSVSGLFAEVSAIAVYGGFALGSIWFPISVLIAALTVPVLLTAFVVPLALAAPRSSSGAEAIDT from the coding sequence CTGTCGGCCCGCATCGTCGCGGTCAACGCGCTGCACGACTTCATCCCGCTCTACCCGCTGTACCAGCTGCTCTTCAAGGACCACGGGCTGTCGCCTGCCCAGATCTCGCTGCTGTTCGTGATCTGGTCCGCGACCGGATTCGTGCTCGAGATCCCGTCGGGCGCCTGGGCGGACACGTACTCGCGACGCAAGCTGCTGATCCTCGGCGCCTTGATCAGCGGGCTCGGGTACGCCGTCTGGATCGCGCTGCCCTCGTTCGCCGGTTTCGCGGCGGGATTCGTGCTGTGGGGCGCGTCGTCGGCGCTGATCTCCGGTACGTACGAAGCCTTCGTGTACGACGAACTCACCGCGCGAGGCCGTGCCGAGTACTACCCGACCCTGCTGGGCCGTGCCCGCTCCGCCGCCTTCGTGGCGAACCTGGCGGCGACGCTCCTCGCCGCGCCACTGTTCGACCTCGGCGGCTACGTTCTCGCCGGAGTGGTGAGTGTGCTGAGCTGTCTGGTCGAGGCCGCGGTCGCCTGGTCGTTGCCCGAAGCCCGCCCGGTCGACAACGCCCGCGAGTCCACGCAGGCCGCCTTCACGAACTACTTCCACATGCTGCGGACGGGTGTATCCGAAGTACTGACCAGTCGCGTCGTACGACGGGCTGTGCTGCTGGTCGCGCTGCTAGGCGGGTTCCTGGCGTTCGACGAGTACTTCCCGTTGTTCGCCCGCGAGACCGGCGCGGCGAACGGGGCGATCCCGTTGCTGATCGCGGGAACCGTTGCCGCGCAGGCGATCGGCGGTGCGCTCGCGGGACCGGCGTACAAGTTGCCAGTAGCAACGTTCACGATCGGGCTGGTGGCGACCGCGGTACTGATCGGGACTGGCGCGCTCGGGCGCTCCCTGTGGGGCTTCCTGCCGATCGCGATCGGGTACGGCGTACTGCAACTGGTGATCGTGGTGTCCGAGGCGCGGCTGCAGGACGCGATCAGCGGTCCGGCGCGGGCGACCGTGACGTCCGTGTCCGGTCTGTTCGCCGAGGTGTCGGCGATCGCCGTGTACGGCGGCTTCGCGCTCGGGTCGATCTGGTTCCCGATCTCGGTCCTGATCGCGGCGTTGACGGTGCCGGTCCTGCTGACCGCGTTCGTCGTACCGCTCGCGCTGGCGGCGCCGCGTAGTTCGTCGGGTGCCGAAGCAATCGACACCTAG
- a CDS encoding LysR family transcriptional regulator ArgP encodes MQFDSVQLETFVAVLDEGSFDAAARRLSVTPSAISQRIKALESRLGQVVVMRGKPARATAAGEALLRLARQVALLELEAIAAVRGTVDTQRIPIAVNADSLNNWFLPAMLDLSRTHDARFLVHQEDEEHSAEYLRNGTVLAAVTADPRPVQGCRVVPLGKMRYLPLATPEYAERWLAGKPLPEALAEAPMVIFNEKDVLQHRLLRKVTRRKLDPPAHAIPASAPFHEAVRIGLGWGMIEDQLAGPELAAGRMVEVAPGKYIDVPLYWQHWKLESGILDALTDAVRRAAEAGLRTVTGQSRSRP; translated from the coding sequence ATGCAGTTCGACTCGGTGCAACTCGAGACGTTCGTGGCGGTCCTCGACGAGGGCAGCTTCGACGCGGCCGCGCGCCGGCTGAGCGTCACGCCGTCGGCGATCAGCCAGCGGATCAAGGCGCTGGAGAGCCGGCTCGGTCAGGTCGTCGTGATGCGCGGCAAGCCGGCCCGGGCGACCGCGGCGGGGGAGGCGCTGCTCCGGCTCGCGCGCCAGGTCGCATTGCTCGAGCTCGAGGCGATCGCCGCCGTCCGCGGCACGGTCGACACGCAGCGGATCCCGATCGCGGTGAACGCGGACTCGCTGAACAACTGGTTCCTGCCTGCGATGCTCGACCTGTCCCGGACCCACGACGCCCGGTTCCTTGTGCACCAGGAGGACGAGGAGCACTCGGCGGAGTACCTGCGCAACGGTACGGTCCTCGCCGCGGTCACCGCCGACCCGCGCCCGGTGCAGGGCTGCCGCGTCGTACCGCTGGGAAAGATGCGGTACCTCCCGCTCGCGACCCCGGAGTACGCCGAACGCTGGCTGGCCGGCAAACCGTTGCCCGAGGCCCTTGCCGAGGCGCCGATGGTGATCTTCAACGAGAAGGACGTCCTGCAGCACCGGCTGCTCCGCAAGGTCACCCGGCGGAAGCTGGACCCGCCGGCGCACGCGATCCCGGCGTCCGCGCCGTTCCACGAGGCGGTCCGGATCGGGCTCGGCTGGGGCATGATCGAGGACCAGTTGGCCGGACCCGAGCTGGCCGCCGGGCGGATGGTCGAAGTTGCCCCGGGCAAGTACATCGACGTACCGCTGTACTGGCAGCACTGGAAGCTCGAGTCCGGCATCCTCGACGCGCTCACGGACGCGGTACGGCGGGCTGCCGAGGCCGGCCTGCGAACGGTGACAGGTCAATCGCGTTCCCGACCTTGA
- a CDS encoding SDR family oxidoreductase translates to MQPLTGKVALVAGATRAAGRGIAVELGAAGATVYVTGRSTRARRSEMDRPETIEDTAELVDKAGGRGIAVPVDHLDPAQVRALVERIEREQGALHILVNDIWGQHGEPEWDNTVWESDLAGGLRLLELGINTHVITAHYALPLLIRSPGGLVIEMTDGTAEYNAETYRVSFFYDLAKGAVGRIAFALAHELDKYDATAVLLTPGWLRSEAMLEGFGVREENWQDATEQVPHFAISESPSYVGRAVAALAADPDVRRWNGKSTSSGELAQLYDFTDLDGSRPDAWRYIVEVEHAGKPANTTGYR, encoded by the coding sequence ATGCAGCCGTTGACGGGGAAGGTGGCGCTGGTCGCCGGGGCGACCCGAGCGGCCGGGCGCGGGATCGCGGTCGAGCTCGGCGCGGCCGGTGCGACCGTGTACGTGACCGGTCGCAGCACGCGGGCGCGACGATCGGAGATGGACCGCCCGGAGACGATCGAGGACACCGCGGAGCTCGTCGACAAGGCCGGCGGGCGCGGCATCGCCGTACCGGTGGATCATCTGGATCCGGCGCAGGTGCGTGCGCTGGTCGAGCGGATCGAGCGCGAGCAGGGCGCGCTGCACATCCTCGTGAACGACATCTGGGGGCAGCACGGGGAGCCCGAGTGGGACAACACCGTCTGGGAGAGCGACCTCGCCGGAGGGCTCCGATTGCTCGAGCTGGGCATCAACACGCATGTGATCACCGCGCATTACGCGTTGCCGCTGCTGATCAGGTCACCTGGCGGGTTGGTGATCGAGATGACCGACGGCACCGCCGAGTACAACGCGGAGACCTATCGGGTGTCGTTCTTCTACGACCTGGCGAAGGGTGCGGTCGGGCGGATCGCGTTCGCGCTGGCGCACGAGCTGGACAAGTACGACGCGACCGCCGTGCTGCTGACGCCCGGGTGGTTGCGCTCCGAGGCGATGCTCGAAGGATTCGGCGTCCGCGAGGAAAACTGGCAGGACGCGACCGAACAGGTCCCGCACTTCGCGATCTCCGAGAGCCCGTCGTACGTCGGCCGCGCGGTGGCGGCACTCGCGGCCGACCCCGACGTACGCCGCTGGAACGGCAAGTCCACGTCGAGCGGCGAACTCGCCCAGCTCTACGACTTCACCGACCTGGACGGCAGCCGCCCCGACGCCTGGCGCTACATCGTCGAGGTAGAACACGCCGGCAAACCCGCCAACACGACGGGCTACCGCTAA
- a CDS encoding TetR/AcrR family transcriptional regulator — protein sequence MVNVGKRSGRPRAGEERLSRLAILTAALRIVDDEGIDALTMRRLAATLHVNPMSLYHHLPNKAAVLAGLAELVFAELELPDPGPAVPWDEQLKDAARAYRNGLRAHPNLALQVLSDTSAVSSVVVVTMEPFYRALDRAGLAPRQIFEAANTLVDFIHGFTLGETSVQADTFELAPDLLARVRDLPPEKAPTLTRIVAELGPEGLAYDFDSGFESGLSTLVAGLAR from the coding sequence ATGGTTAACGTCGGCAAGCGTTCCGGACGGCCACGGGCAGGGGAGGAGCGCCTGAGCCGGCTCGCGATCCTGACCGCGGCGCTGCGGATCGTCGACGACGAGGGCATCGACGCGCTGACGATGCGCCGGCTCGCGGCGACGCTGCACGTCAACCCGATGTCGCTGTACCACCACCTGCCGAACAAGGCCGCCGTGCTGGCCGGCCTCGCGGAGCTGGTCTTCGCCGAGCTGGAGCTACCCGACCCGGGTCCCGCGGTGCCGTGGGACGAGCAGTTGAAGGACGCCGCCCGGGCGTACCGGAACGGGCTGCGCGCACACCCGAACCTCGCGCTCCAGGTCCTGTCCGACACCTCCGCCGTCTCGAGCGTCGTGGTGGTGACGATGGAGCCGTTCTACCGCGCGCTCGACCGCGCCGGCCTCGCGCCGCGGCAGATCTTCGAGGCCGCGAACACCCTGGTCGACTTCATCCACGGCTTCACGCTCGGCGAGACGTCCGTACAGGCAGACACCTTCGAGCTCGCCCCCGATCTGCTCGCGCGGGTCCGCGACCTGCCACCCGAGAAGGCGCCGACGCTGACCCGAATCGTCGCCGAGCTCGGCCCGGAGGGACTCGCCTACGACTTCGACAGCGGCTTCGAGTCGGGCCTTTCCACCCTGGTTGCCGGCCTCGCCCGGTAA
- a CDS encoding helix-turn-helix domain-containing protein, which yields MLLRQVIGSVFRRLRRERGITLRELAESAQVSVPYLSEIERGRKEPSSEILAAICRALELELTDLLAEVQFDLTTAVRSTLPVHLQTAAIRVEDRTTHRIPSGPRTYSSIPTAYTLVA from the coding sequence GTGTTGCTACGCCAGGTGATCGGAAGCGTTTTCCGCCGGCTGCGGCGCGAGCGGGGCATCACCTTGCGTGAGCTCGCCGAGTCGGCCCAGGTGTCGGTGCCGTACCTGTCCGAGATCGAGCGCGGCCGCAAGGAGCCGTCCTCGGAGATCCTCGCGGCGATCTGCCGGGCCCTCGAGCTCGAGCTCACCGACCTGCTGGCCGAGGTGCAGTTCGACCTGACCACCGCGGTCCGCTCGACGCTCCCCGTCCACCTCCAGACCGCCGCCATCCGCGTCGAGGACCGCACCACCCACCGAATCCCATCCGGCCCCCGTACCTACTCGTCGATCCCGACGGCCTACACCCTCGTCGCGTAG
- a CDS encoding GNAT family N-acetyltransferase, translating to MTHTKYVVRFTVDDQELSALHAAAFDGGLDVQPWGERLDRWALSWVGAFSDDQLVGFVQVCWDGGAHAFVLDTAVHPDHGRRGIGKQLVLSAAEEARNAGCEWLHVDFEPHLTAFYLDACGFRPTDAGLLKLR from the coding sequence GTGACTCACACGAAGTACGTCGTACGGTTCACAGTCGACGACCAGGAGTTGTCCGCCCTGCATGCGGCCGCTTTCGACGGTGGGCTTGACGTTCAGCCCTGGGGCGAGCGGCTGGATCGGTGGGCGCTGAGCTGGGTGGGTGCCTTCAGCGACGATCAGCTGGTTGGGTTTGTGCAGGTGTGCTGGGACGGCGGGGCCCACGCGTTCGTGCTGGACACCGCCGTACACCCGGACCACGGCCGGCGTGGCATCGGCAAGCAGCTCGTGCTGTCCGCGGCCGAGGAGGCGCGCAACGCCGGCTGCGAGTGGTTGCACGTGGACTTCGAGCCGCACTTGACCGCGTTCTACCTCGACGCCTGCGGCTTTCGCCCGACCGACGCCGGCCTGCTCAAGCTTCGATAG